Proteins from one Acidiphilium multivorum AIU301 genomic window:
- a CDS encoding glycosyltransferase family 4 protein, translated as MKILYSHRIQSRDGQSVHLEDLIAAFRRAGHEVLVVGPGAYAASRFGDSGGAAGALRRLLPAAIGELAELAYNLPAFWRLWRAVRTFRPDLIYERYNLFFLAGAWAARLCRCRYFVEVNSPLADERAQHGGLRLQAVARAGERAVWRAADRVFAVTRVLGDILVAEGAPADRITITPNGVDIGRFPEPDRAAAHTPVLGFIGFVRPWHGLDLIIDDMARDSTLPLDLVIAGTGPALPDLRARAAALGIENRVRFAGLVDREAVPALLAGIDIALQPASVAYASPLKLFEYMAAGCAIVAPDQPNIREVLTHERNALLVDPGDRAALWRAVRRLAADPALRGRLSRAARAEVLSHPYLWDENAARIIALATRS; from the coding sequence ATGAAAATTCTCTACAGCCACCGGATCCAGTCGCGCGACGGCCAGTCCGTGCATCTCGAGGACCTGATCGCCGCGTTCCGGCGGGCCGGGCACGAGGTCCTGGTGGTCGGCCCCGGCGCCTATGCCGCGTCGCGCTTCGGCGATTCGGGTGGCGCGGCCGGCGCGCTGCGCCGGCTGCTGCCCGCCGCCATCGGCGAACTCGCCGAGCTGGCCTATAATCTTCCCGCCTTCTGGCGCCTGTGGCGCGCGGTGCGGACATTCCGCCCCGACCTGATCTACGAGCGCTACAACCTGTTTTTCCTCGCCGGCGCCTGGGCCGCGCGGCTGTGCCGCTGCCGCTATTTCGTCGAGGTCAATTCCCCGCTGGCCGACGAGCGCGCGCAGCATGGCGGCCTGCGCCTGCAGGCGGTGGCGCGCGCCGGGGAACGCGCCGTCTGGCGCGCCGCGGACCGGGTTTTCGCCGTCACCCGGGTGCTGGGCGACATACTCGTGGCCGAGGGCGCGCCGGCCGACCGCATCACGATCACGCCGAACGGCGTCGATATCGGCCGGTTTCCCGAACCGGACCGCGCCGCCGCGCATACGCCGGTGCTCGGGTTCATCGGCTTCGTCCGCCCCTGGCACGGGCTCGACCTGATCATCGACGACATGGCTCGCGACAGCACCCTGCCGCTCGACCTCGTGATCGCCGGCACCGGGCCCGCGCTGCCCGACCTGCGGGCCCGCGCCGCCGCCCTCGGAATCGAGAACCGGGTGCGCTTCGCCGGGCTGGTCGACCGCGAGGCGGTTCCGGCCCTTCTCGCCGGCATCGATATCGCGCTGCAGCCCGCCTCAGTCGCCTATGCCTCGCCGCTGAAGCTGTTCGAATACATGGCCGCGGGCTGCGCCATCGTCGCCCCCGACCAGCCCAATATCCGCGAGGTGCTGACCCACGAGCGCAACGCGCTGCTGGTCGATCCGGGGGATCGGGCGGCGCTGTGGCGCGCGGTGCGCCGGCTTGCCGCCGACCCGGCGCTGCGCGGCCGCCTCAGCCGCGCCGCGCGCGCGGAGGTGCTGTCGCACCCCTATCTCTGGGACGAGAATGCGGCGCGCATCATCGCCCTCGCCACGCGCTCATGA
- a CDS encoding glycosyltransferase: MTPPAAMLILHVFPSFAVGGAQMRMATLANRFGARFRHAIVALDRQTGCRSHLAPGLDVTFIDPPASAPSLPGRLRRIRAMLREIGPDLLITSNWGSIEWAMARSLAGIRRHIHTEDGFGPEERQSQLRRRVLTRRIALRRSEVVVPSSTLNDIARQVWRLPPRRLHYIANGIDLERFHPAAPARTEGSGLTVLCVAGLRAEKNLGRLLRALALADLTPRPRLLIAGDGPEGAALRDLAARLSLDVEFLGDIADPAPLYRAADLFALSSDTEQMPLSVIEAMASGLPVIATAVGDIRAMVSEQNRPLLAHCSDEALAGAFRAAGTMDLTVIGAANRRRAETLFDVARMTADWLGLLAPCAPNGDLRPR, encoded by the coding sequence ATGACGCCGCCCGCCGCGATGCTGATCCTGCATGTCTTCCCGAGTTTCGCCGTCGGCGGCGCGCAGATGCGCATGGCGACGCTGGCCAACCGCTTCGGCGCGCGGTTCCGCCACGCGATCGTAGCACTCGACCGGCAGACCGGCTGCCGCAGCCATCTCGCACCCGGCCTCGACGTCACCTTCATCGATCCGCCGGCGTCGGCCCCCTCGCTGCCCGGGCGGCTGCGCCGCATCCGCGCGATGCTGCGGGAGATCGGCCCGGACCTGTTGATCACGAGCAACTGGGGATCGATCGAATGGGCGATGGCCCGATCGCTCGCCGGAATTCGCCGGCATATCCATACCGAGGACGGTTTCGGGCCGGAGGAGCGCCAGAGCCAGTTGCGCCGCCGCGTCCTCACGCGGCGGATCGCGCTGCGGCGCAGCGAGGTGGTCGTGCCCTCGTCGACACTGAACGACATCGCCCGGCAGGTCTGGCGCCTGCCGCCGCGGCGCCTCCACTACATCGCCAACGGCATCGACCTCGAGCGCTTTCATCCCGCCGCGCCGGCCCGGACCGAGGGGAGCGGGCTGACGGTGCTCTGCGTCGCCGGATTGCGGGCGGAGAAAAATCTCGGCCGGTTGCTGCGCGCGCTCGCTCTGGCCGACCTGACGCCGCGGCCGCGCCTGCTCATCGCCGGTGACGGCCCCGAGGGTGCCGCGCTGCGGGATCTCGCCGCCCGCCTGTCGCTCGATGTCGAATTTCTCGGCGACATCGCCGATCCGGCGCCGCTCTATCGCGCGGCGGATCTGTTCGCGCTGTCCTCGGACACCGAGCAGATGCCGCTCTCCGTGATCGAGGCGATGGCGAGCGGGCTGCCCGTGATCGCGACGGCGGTGGGCGATATTCGCGCCATGGTTTCCGAACAAAACCGGCCTCTGCTCGCCCATTGCAGCGACGAGGCGCTGGCCGGCGCCTTCAGGGCGGCCGGGACGATGGATTTGACCGTGATCGGCGCGGCCAATCGCCGCCGGGCCGAGACGCTGTTCGATGTGGCGCGGATGACGGCGGACTGGCTCGGCCTCCTCGCGCCGTGCGCGCCAAACGGAGACCTCAGACCCAGATGA
- the asnB gene encoding asparagine synthase (glutamine-hydrolyzing) has protein sequence MCGLTGLFRSDAVFARSGPVDGALLQRMTDAIAHRGPDSEGLALDGQIGLGFRRLAVIDLAGSPQPMHSADGAQTIVFNGEIYNFRQLAAELAVLGQSFRTRGDTETILNGWRQWGAGVLDRLDGMFAFALWDRRTRQLLLARDRIGKKPLYYGTAPDGTLAFGSELAALRPVPGLTDRLDPTAIEDFLALGYIPDPASAFRDIRKLPPAHAMLIEADRPLPAPFRYWSLPRAHPPADAHEAAGVMGGLFEDAVARRMIADVPLGAFLSGGIDSGCVVALAARRTDRPLRCFTIGFPEADEREAASEIARHCGAEHETAEMSAHTILGDAAAQAAMFGEPFGDHSSVPSRAVAALARRHVTVALSGDGGDEAFGGYRRYRFHHLTDAARRMLPGPVRRRVIGTIARAYPKLDAAPRWLRAKSTLTELSLDSAEAYYRSVGRSEAATRHGLFSAGFRRDIEGHDPATRFHAVAADHEDDDALRVAQRIDLETWLPGDILVKTDRTSMAVGLEVRCPLLDPTLLAFGLALPADLKLRGGRGKAILRDVAASLLPASVMNRPKQGFAATLGPDMRKAAPQLREMLCGPQSALLASTWFDGPAVARLLDAHASGRRDHTALLWHLLVLDSFLADWQHQRRVPHDS, from the coding sequence ATGTGCGGCCTGACCGGATTATTTCGGAGCGACGCTGTTTTTGCCCGGTCCGGTCCGGTCGATGGCGCCCTTCTCCAGCGCATGACCGATGCGATCGCGCATCGCGGCCCCGACTCCGAAGGGCTCGCGCTCGACGGGCAGATCGGGCTCGGCTTCCGCCGGCTTGCGGTGATCGACCTGGCCGGCAGCCCGCAGCCGATGCACAGCGCCGACGGGGCGCAGACCATCGTGTTCAATGGGGAAATCTACAATTTCCGGCAGCTTGCCGCCGAACTGGCGGTATTGGGTCAGAGCTTCCGCACGCGGGGGGACACCGAAACCATCCTCAATGGCTGGCGCCAATGGGGTGCGGGGGTGCTCGACCGGCTCGATGGCATGTTCGCCTTCGCGCTGTGGGACCGGCGGACGCGCCAGCTTCTGCTTGCCCGCGACCGGATCGGCAAGAAGCCCCTCTATTACGGCACGGCGCCGGACGGCACGCTGGCTTTCGGCTCGGAACTCGCCGCGCTCAGGCCGGTGCCGGGCCTGACCGACCGGCTCGACCCGACGGCGATCGAGGATTTTCTTGCCCTCGGCTATATTCCCGACCCGGCCTCCGCATTCCGCGACATCCGCAAGTTGCCGCCCGCCCATGCGATGCTGATCGAGGCCGACCGGCCGCTGCCGGCCCCGTTCCGCTACTGGAGCCTGCCGCGCGCCCATCCGCCGGCCGACGCGCATGAGGCCGCCGGTGTCATGGGCGGATTGTTCGAGGATGCCGTGGCCAGGCGAATGATCGCCGATGTTCCGCTCGGCGCGTTCCTGTCGGGTGGCATCGATTCGGGCTGCGTCGTCGCGCTCGCGGCGCGCCGGACCGACCGGCCGCTCCGCTGCTTCACGATCGGCTTCCCCGAGGCCGACGAACGGGAGGCCGCCAGCGAGATCGCCCGCCACTGCGGGGCCGAGCACGAAACCGCGGAGATGTCGGCTCACACCATCCTCGGCGATGCCGCGGCCCAGGCCGCGATGTTCGGCGAACCGTTCGGCGATCATTCCTCGGTGCCGAGCCGCGCCGTCGCGGCCCTGGCGCGGCGTCACGTCACCGTCGCCCTGTCCGGCGATGGCGGTGACGAGGCATTCGGCGGGTATCGGCGATACCGGTTCCATCATCTTACCGACGCGGCGCGGCGCATGCTGCCCGGGCCGGTCCGACGCCGCGTGATCGGCACGATCGCCCGCGCCTATCCGAAGCTCGACGCCGCGCCGCGCTGGCTGCGGGCGAAATCGACGCTTACCGAACTCAGCCTCGACTCCGCCGAGGCGTATTACCGCAGCGTCGGCCGCAGCGAGGCCGCGACGCGCCACGGTTTGTTCAGCGCCGGCTTCCGCCGCGATATCGAGGGTCACGACCCCGCCACGCGCTTTCATGCCGTCGCCGCCGACCATGAGGACGACGATGCGCTGCGCGTGGCCCAGCGGATCGACCTCGAAACCTGGCTGCCCGGGGACATCCTGGTCAAGACCGACCGCACGAGCATGGCGGTCGGCCTCGAGGTGCGATGCCCGCTGCTCGACCCGACGCTGCTGGCTTTCGGCTTGGCGCTGCCGGCGGATCTGAAGCTGCGCGGCGGCCGCGGCAAGGCGATCCTGCGCGATGTGGCGGCGTCGCTGCTGCCCGCCTCGGTCATGAATCGCCCGAAACAGGGGTTCGCCGCCACGCTCGGCCCGGACATGCGCAAGGCGGCGCCGCAGTTGCGGGAGATGCTCTGCGGCCCGCAATCCGCCCTCCTGGCCAGCACCTGGTTCGATGGCCCCGCCGTGGCCCGCCTGCTCGATGCCCATGCGAGCGGCCGGCGCGACCATACCGCGCTGCTCTGGCACCTTCTGGTGCTCGACAGCTTCCTGGCCGACTGGCAGCACCAGCGCCGGGTGCCCCATGACAGCTGA
- a CDS encoding lipopolysaccharide biosynthesis protein — MTADPGSAGPRDGTASQDAGLASLAGEGSILSRTARGAGWVIGWRFCTRFIGLFSTLILVRLLTPADFGIVALATSFVQGFGQLCEVGVEDAIIRDPHPDRALYDTGFTINLIRGFGVALVLLIGAFPIAALFHNPNLAPVLLAVAGISALGAMENIGVVDFRRFIAFDREFVLKIIPRIVQTAIGITLSFILRSYWALIIALLTNQAITTMMTYRLHPYRPRLSLVAWRRMAGYSAWIWVNNLVSQLNSNGTNFIIGKMLGVGAVGIFGLGNEIAGLPNTELVGPLCRSAFSGFAHARADDDNGASLLLRLLALMTIIALPAGLGLSLTAYPIVQLGFGKNWIGAVPLLQIIGIANAFSIFGMISGVVFSVRAWMKALFKLGAAVTLTRLGLIIVLLPVYGLPGAAIAIALTDIVNQLVLIVVTVHRLDLSLGTVLGRIWRSIAAAALMTALLVTLHLGWSDEPGTDRWQAIHLGAAVMIGAISYTASLIGLWLLAGRPEGAERDLLDFLRAMLRRIETRRLPA, encoded by the coding sequence ATGACAGCTGACCCTGGATCCGCCGGCCCGCGGGACGGCACGGCCTCGCAGGACGCCGGCCTCGCCAGCCTGGCCGGCGAAGGCTCGATCCTCAGCCGCACGGCGCGCGGCGCCGGATGGGTGATTGGCTGGCGGTTCTGCACCCGGTTCATCGGCCTGTTCAGCACGCTGATCCTGGTGCGTCTGCTCACGCCGGCCGATTTCGGCATTGTCGCGCTCGCCACCAGTTTCGTTCAGGGCTTTGGCCAGCTGTGCGAAGTCGGCGTTGAAGATGCGATCATTCGCGATCCTCACCCCGACCGCGCCCTCTATGATACGGGCTTTACCATCAACCTGATCCGCGGCTTCGGAGTGGCGCTGGTGCTGCTGATCGGCGCATTTCCGATCGCCGCGCTGTTCCACAATCCGAATCTGGCGCCGGTGCTGCTGGCCGTGGCGGGAATCAGCGCGCTGGGCGCGATGGAGAATATCGGCGTCGTCGATTTCCGCCGGTTCATCGCCTTCGACCGCGAATTCGTCCTGAAGATCATCCCCCGCATCGTTCAGACCGCTATCGGCATCACGCTCAGTTTCATCCTGCGTTCCTACTGGGCGCTGATCATCGCGCTGCTGACCAACCAGGCGATCACCACCATGATGACCTATCGGCTGCATCCCTACCGCCCGCGGCTCAGCCTGGTCGCCTGGCGCCGCATGGCCGGCTATTCCGCGTGGATCTGGGTGAATAACCTCGTTTCGCAGCTCAATTCGAACGGCACCAATTTCATCATCGGGAAAATGCTCGGCGTTGGAGCCGTCGGCATTTTCGGCCTCGGCAACGAAATTGCGGGTCTGCCCAACACTGAACTGGTCGGCCCCCTCTGCCGTTCGGCCTTCTCCGGCTTCGCCCATGCGCGGGCCGATGACGACAATGGAGCCAGCCTGCTGCTGCGCCTGCTCGCGTTGATGACCATCATCGCCCTGCCCGCCGGGCTCGGCCTGTCGCTGACCGCCTATCCCATCGTGCAACTCGGGTTCGGCAAGAACTGGATCGGCGCCGTGCCGCTGCTTCAGATCATCGGCATCGCAAATGCATTCAGCATCTTCGGCATGATCAGCGGAGTGGTGTTCAGCGTGAGGGCCTGGATGAAAGCCCTATTCAAACTTGGAGCGGCCGTCACCCTCACGCGCCTCGGCCTGATCATCGTGCTGTTGCCCGTTTATGGCCTCCCCGGCGCAGCCATTGCCATTGCACTGACCGACATCGTCAACCAGCTGGTCCTTATCGTCGTGACCGTTCATCGGCTGGACCTGTCGCTGGGTACCGTGCTTGGCCGGATCTGGCGCAGCATCGCCGCCGCCGCATTGATGACCGCGCTGCTGGTAACACTGCATCTCGGTTGGAGCGATGAACCGGGCACCGACCGCTGGCAGGCGATCCATCTCGGTGCGGCCGTCATGATCGGTGCGATCAGCTATACCGCATCGCTGATCGGCCTATGGCTTCTGGCCGGCCGGCCAGAGGGTGCCGAACGCGACCTGCTCGATTTTCTTCGTGCGATGCTCCGGCGCATCGAGACAAGGCGGCTTCCGGCATGA
- a CDS encoding glycosyltransferase family 4 protein, with the protein MTIRRVLMVPPIRWLPYRETVGEDGGPVPQRLDAALHDLGWCVDILDPGVRPWNPFGGMNPLLQSFDPLRALKILARKRRYDLIVSVFEGNAAPLLMARHVFGFRTKIILWDVGLTETWRLRMRVLDYVLPRVDGVMVLASEQKRYIEAKWRLRAPVQMIGHSVDTVFFRPQPIEPDDFVLSLGNDASRDYGTLFKAVSPLATHVKIRTSPAVVADLNQPENVEIIGKPLPFPDLRTLYAKAKLVVIPLVETLNAGGISAVLEAAAMGKPLIVTHTAVLSDVLKPGETCLTVPPDDPQALRHAIETLLAKPDLAQKLGRGARDFVERTQSQSAFAARLAGAMDFYKDEGLS; encoded by the coding sequence ATGACCATCCGCCGCGTTCTGATGGTCCCGCCGATCAGATGGTTACCTTATCGGGAAACGGTGGGAGAGGATGGCGGGCCGGTTCCCCAACGTCTCGACGCCGCACTGCACGATCTTGGATGGTGCGTTGATATTCTCGACCCCGGCGTCCGGCCGTGGAATCCGTTTGGCGGCATGAATCCATTGCTTCAGTCGTTCGACCCGCTCCGCGCACTCAAAATCCTTGCGCGCAAACGGCGTTATGACCTGATCGTCTCCGTCTTCGAAGGCAATGCCGCTCCCCTGCTCATGGCCCGTCATGTTTTCGGCTTCCGCACCAAGATCATTCTCTGGGATGTCGGATTAACCGAGACATGGCGGCTGCGTATGCGGGTTCTCGATTACGTATTGCCGCGCGTTGACGGAGTCATGGTCCTCGCCTCCGAGCAAAAACGCTATATCGAGGCGAAGTGGCGCTTGCGGGCGCCCGTTCAAATGATTGGCCACTCGGTCGATACCGTATTTTTTCGACCGCAACCCATCGAACCCGATGACTTTGTACTGTCGCTCGGCAATGACGCGAGCCGAGACTACGGAACCTTGTTCAAGGCCGTTTCGCCGCTCGCCACTCATGTCAAGATCCGCACATCCCCAGCGGTCGTCGCAGATCTCAATCAACCCGAAAACGTCGAAATCATCGGCAAGCCCCTACCATTCCCCGATCTGCGAACCCTCTACGCCAAGGCAAAACTGGTCGTGATCCCCCTCGTCGAAACGCTGAACGCGGGCGGCATCAGCGCCGTTCTCGAAGCGGCAGCCATGGGCAAACCCCTCATCGTCACCCATACCGCCGTTCTGAGCGACGTTCTCAAACCCGGGGAGACTTGCCTGACAGTCCCTCCAGATGATCCTCAAGCGCTTCGCCACGCCATTGAAACATTATTGGCCAAGCCTGATCTCGCTCAAAAGCTCGGAAGAGGGGCGCGTGATTTTGTAGAGCGGACCCAGTCACAGTCGGCCTTCGCAGCGCGATTGGCGGGCGCGATGGATTTTTATAAAGACGAAGGCCTATCATAG
- a CDS encoding glycosyltransferase family 2 protein: MSNYEDYPAVAIIVLNWNDSKNTIACIESLQRIIYPKFKIYIIDNNSEDSSIENIRKIFPYIEIYNSGSNLGWAGGNNYGIKLAKLHGYNYFYLINPDIRVEPKTLSALVEAIDAEDVAAVGSVVISYSNPDWLEFAGSQLTSESGFSRQTSMKKSEFVFDGPDIDVPELKGCSFLITEKGFDKIGYFDERYFLNYDETDWCFRARSNNMRCVFSKKSICFHIGAQTFGGVSSPLYRYFIARNRIFFARKNLDKKSLIFAWRCMAWEIKSVLLGRSIEKRGLKVKGALLLSLFLSLRDAIFNRHGNCPPLVRKINKV; this comes from the coding sequence ATGTCAAATTACGAAGATTACCCAGCGGTCGCTATCATCGTTCTGAACTGGAACGACTCAAAAAATACTATCGCATGCATTGAGTCTCTTCAAAGAATCATCTATCCGAAATTCAAAATTTATATAATTGATAACAATTCGGAAGATAGTTCTATTGAAAATATAAGAAAAATATTTCCTTATATTGAGATATATAATTCTGGTTCAAATTTAGGGTGGGCTGGTGGTAATAATTATGGAATAAAACTTGCAAAATTGCATGGGTACAATTATTTTTATTTAATCAATCCAGATATCCGTGTTGAGCCAAAAACACTATCCGCTCTTGTTGAGGCAATTGACGCTGAGGATGTTGCGGCTGTCGGTTCGGTTGTGATCTCATATTCGAACCCGGATTGGCTTGAATTTGCTGGATCTCAGCTAACGTCGGAGTCGGGGTTTTCGCGACAAACCTCAATGAAAAAGTCAGAATTTGTATTTGACGGCCCTGATATTGATGTTCCAGAACTGAAAGGATGTTCATTTTTAATCACCGAAAAAGGATTTGACAAAATAGGATATTTCGATGAGCGCTATTTTCTAAATTATGATGAAACGGATTGGTGTTTTCGAGCGCGATCAAATAACATGCGCTGTGTGTTTTCAAAAAAATCTATTTGCTTTCATATTGGGGCACAAACATTTGGCGGAGTTAGTTCACCATTATATCGCTACTTTATAGCAAGAAATAGAATATTTTTTGCAAGGAAAAATCTCGATAAAAAATCGTTGATATTTGCATGGCGGTGTATGGCATGGGAAATAAAATCAGTACTTTTGGGCCGTTCTATTGAAAAAAGAGGCCTCAAAGTGAAGGGAGCTCTATTGTTAAGTTTATTTCTTTCTCTTCGCGACGCGATATTTAACAGGCACGGTAACTGCCCGCCACTGGTACGGAAAATCAATAAAGTTTGA
- a CDS encoding glycosyltransferase family 2 protein produces MQPALVVIILHYGSFADTRACLAALTPGLPADWRVLVIDNGTGTGAADTLGREFPSIDTVTLPANQGWAGGNNVGIAWARSRGARAVCLLNNDTLAAVGAFAPLLGALDQVGDCLLHPAIDYGDPGDGIQLDPAQNPSSAALQGQPHLYPLDFAYGACLMIPCSVFDRVGMFDERFFLQLEETDFFLRAKALGIPSLCLNSARIIHFESRSFGARMTPRKLYYIARNKFLLWEKHDRSPIGLFRVIRDLYWQAAKESAAPLLWLVSGQQGAKSIRAGVFDYFRRRFGAASNR; encoded by the coding sequence ATGCAACCCGCTCTCGTCGTCATCATCCTGCATTATGGTAGCTTCGCCGATACCCGCGCCTGCCTCGCCGCGCTGACGCCCGGCCTGCCGGCCGACTGGCGGGTTCTGGTCATCGATAATGGCACCGGGACGGGGGCGGCCGACACGCTGGGCCGCGAGTTTCCGAGTATCGACACCGTCACCCTGCCGGCCAATCAAGGTTGGGCCGGCGGCAATAATGTCGGGATCGCGTGGGCACGATCGCGCGGCGCAAGGGCCGTCTGCCTGCTGAACAACGACACGCTGGCCGCCGTCGGCGCGTTCGCGCCCCTGCTCGGCGCGCTCGATCAGGTTGGAGACTGCCTGTTGCACCCCGCCATCGATTACGGCGATCCTGGGGATGGTATCCAGCTTGACCCCGCCCAGAATCCCTCCAGCGCGGCACTTCAAGGCCAGCCGCACCTTTACCCGCTTGATTTCGCCTACGGTGCCTGCCTGATGATCCCGTGTTCCGTGTTCGACCGGGTCGGGATGTTTGACGAACGGTTTTTTCTTCAGCTCGAGGAGACCGATTTCTTTCTCCGTGCGAAGGCGCTCGGCATACCGAGCCTGTGCCTCAATTCCGCGCGGATCATCCATTTCGAGTCACGCAGCTTCGGCGCCCGCATGACGCCCCGCAAACTGTATTATATCGCGCGCAATAAGTTCCTGTTGTGGGAAAAGCATGATCGCTCCCCGATCGGCCTGTTCCGCGTCATTCGCGATCTATACTGGCAAGCCGCCAAGGAATCCGCAGCCCCGCTGCTCTGGCTCGTCTCCGGTCAGCAGGGCGCCAAATCGATACGTGCCGGCGTTTTTGACTATTTTCGCCGACGCTTCGGCGCCGCATCCAACCGCTAA
- a CDS encoding acyltransferase family protein, with the protein MNKRGYTVMNKSTSIYLDLIRFVAAFIVFASHAAGARLTGGLFWQIGPYGAEAVDVFFVLSGFVIAYVCDTREHDLTEYAISRCARIYSVVAPALILTFVLDALGRAAKPSLYTADWGYAWTGRVSQFLHAITFTNQIWFNRIAPGSDLPFWSLGFEVWYYIAFGVVMFTSKRRRVVLMILALLIMGPKIDALLPIWLMGVAAYHALAKWVIPLTLGWLMCVGAIIAWGGYEFLAWHLGRPVAANWLGRAHIIQDYIIGTLFTLHLIGFRRISHVPAGILTKSAAPIRWIAGSTLTLYLMHLPLLQFVAAESPWPVTAWQTRSMELLGVPLTILVVAQFTERRKKIWRDVFRNIFQNFAEISAG; encoded by the coding sequence ATGAATAAACGTGGCTACACTGTCATGAATAAATCGACATCGATCTATCTGGATCTGATCCGCTTTGTCGCGGCTTTCATCGTCTTCGCAAGCCATGCCGCTGGCGCCCGGCTGACAGGTGGCCTCTTCTGGCAAATCGGCCCCTATGGCGCGGAGGCCGTAGACGTATTCTTTGTTCTGTCGGGCTTTGTCATCGCCTATGTCTGCGATACGCGCGAGCATGATCTGACGGAATACGCCATCAGTCGCTGCGCCCGCATCTACTCGGTCGTCGCACCTGCGCTGATATTGACATTCGTTCTCGATGCGCTCGGCCGCGCCGCCAAGCCCTCGCTTTACACCGCCGACTGGGGGTATGCTTGGACGGGCCGCGTGTCCCAATTCCTTCATGCCATAACCTTCACAAACCAGATCTGGTTCAATCGAATAGCGCCCGGATCCGATTTGCCATTCTGGTCATTGGGCTTCGAGGTCTGGTATTATATCGCGTTCGGCGTTGTGATGTTCACATCGAAGCGTCGACGCGTCGTCTTGATGATATTGGCCTTGTTGATCATGGGGCCGAAAATCGATGCGCTTTTGCCCATTTGGCTAATGGGCGTGGCGGCCTATCATGCACTCGCCAAATGGGTCATCCCCCTCACGCTCGGCTGGCTCATGTGCGTTGGCGCGATCATCGCGTGGGGAGGCTACGAGTTCCTGGCGTGGCACCTCGGTCGGCCGGTTGCAGCGAACTGGCTGGGGCGCGCCCACATCATTCAAGATTATATCATCGGGACGCTGTTTACGCTCCACCTGATCGGTTTCAGACGTATTTCCCATGTCCCGGCGGGGATTCTGACCAAGTCAGCGGCCCCGATCCGCTGGATCGCGGGCTCAACTCTGACCTTGTATCTCATGCATCTGCCGCTTTTACAATTCGTTGCCGCCGAGTCACCTTGGCCCGTGACGGCATGGCAAACCCGATCGATGGAACTTCTCGGCGTGCCGCTCACGATATTGGTTGTCGCGCAATTCACCGAGCGTCGGAAGAAAATCTGGCGTGACGTCTTTCGCAATATTTTTCAGAATTTTGCCGAAATTTCCGCAGGATAA